One Drosophila subpulchrella strain 33 F10 #4 breed RU33 chromosome 2R, RU_Dsub_v1.1 Primary Assembly, whole genome shotgun sequence genomic window, ATTTGCCTGCGGCTGGGCTCAGGCGACATAAGCGGCTCAGCCGACATCAcaggaaaaaaaagaaaatcagtAAGTGTCGGGGAAGGGGGGAGTGCGGTAAGAGGACCTTTGCGGTCTGTAGGATAGCAAAATGTCCCCAGGACTGCTGATGCGCCATCCAAATAGCGCTCCTGGCCATTGTAGATGGTGCATAATCTCACGCCTAATTAGGCAAGCGATCTGAATCCAATCCGATTGCCATCATTGCCGTTTATTGGACATGTCCTGGCGTCTGTCCACTTGAGTGGACTCACGGTTGGTTTAATTAGGTTCGCTCTTATTGCTTATTGATTTCTTCCGCCTTGTCGAGCCTTAATTGGACTCCTTTTTAATTGCGACTGCACAAGTATTACGGCTAATTTCAGCAGAAGGAATGTTTTGCTGTCAGAAGCAGACTACGAAACTGCTGAGATCTCGCAGGACCTGGCCAAAAGGTAATTTAATTATGCAAACAATGGCAAAGGAATCCTAATTGCGCTAAACGCGCTAAAGAGCCACCTGCTTAAAGGGGCGAATAATAAAACGGATTAAACTGCGCAAGATTCATAATTTTAATAGCTCGTAAACCCCAAATATTTTACGTTCTCTCCAGCAGTTTTAAAAGTGGCAAAAATTAGCAAACGAGGACCCAACCACACAAATTGTTACGCAACACACAAGGCTCCCATGAAAGGACTGCTCGACTATGCAAGCCCACGCAGCTCAACGCCCCTACATCGAGCATTTTTCACTTGTTTGTTTAGGAAATGCTGGCGACAAGACCGCTTTTCCATGGGCAAAAAATTGTTAAAGCCTCTGTGACGTAATTTAATATTACTTAgttatttatatacatattttccatttttccatTGTATTTGATGAGCTTTTGTTTATTGTAATTTTCGCACCAGCGCTATAGAATAAGTCCTGAAAAGCTTTGGTTTTACAAAATCAAATAGCATTTTGGACCATTTTCAGCATTTTTATTAATGAATGTTCTATTAAAGATTTATGGCCCAAACAATTTAGGGATAAATAAGTTTTCCCAGCGAGGGCAAACCCAAAGAAGAACTACGATTTGCGAATTCCAAACAAAATCCAAAGGAAAACAGTTGACTTAACAAACACCTTTGGGTTATTATTTCAAGTGCTAATAAGACAGAAAGCTGGGCCTGTAGCAAAAATACGTATGGATCCTACAAGAGGCTGTCAATTTCTGCATGAGATTTACGGGCACAGACGCCGCCTGCCAGCACGTCCTACAACACATCCTGTGAGCCCTTCCTTCCGCCTCCCGTACTCTCGGCAGGCCAGTTATTAAAAGCGGAAGCTCAGTGTGCTGGCCCACCCTCGCCACTCAGTTGGAGAGGAAGGCATCCTGGGAGCTCACATACTCGAGCCTTCGAGATAACCTCCAGCCGGCCTGGAATTATCCTTTCGGTTGAGCGACCATTTGGCAAACAAACTGCTTCGACCTGTCTTCACATGTTGTTTTGTACGTGTACGttgaagaaaaatattatgacTTTGGCTCAGACACTCCTGTTGCTCGGCTAAACAGTCATGTGTGAACCTAATTCTCGTTCCTCGTTTTGCTGTTTTTCTCGTTTTACTTGAAAGGCAGATAAGTCAATGCGACAAGAAGTCGCTTAGAGTTAGCTTGGACCACACTGGTATCTGATTTTACCCACTCCGGGGGCTCCTGGCACCATCATCGATGATGACGATGTCTTTGGGACGCTAATGGACTCTCCAAAGTAGGCAACAATAAAGTAAATAAGTCGAAAGTGGTACTTCTAGAGAACCATGCATCGTTCATGAGAAGCTTTTGGAAAATTTATGACCCCAAGGGCCCATGAAAGTAACTTGGTATCTTTCGATTCAGGACGGAAAAACTTTGGACAGGCGAAAAAGCGCCATGTGTCAACACATTTCAAAGTCAATTTAGTGTAAATAATTGCGACAATTAAGTGGGAGACAATGTGCGTTTCCTTTGGTAATCCAGTTGCGTGGGAGCAAACTCGACATTCTAGACCCGATTCATGATTGAAATGTAGATGTTGCGGATTTTTCACTTCCCCCGCTTTCTTTTTTCAGGCCATCCAGCCACGCTCCATTGTAGTGAGCGCCACGGATGATGTTGCCAATGTGTCGCCCTGCGAAATGGAGTCCCTTATAAATCAACTGatgaaccccgagtaccagcTACACGTAAGTCACCTGCTGCAGTCCGTATTTATCCTTGACGTTAAAGGATTTACTGAGGCCGTGGAAGGCAACATCTGCCCCAGCTTTGAACTTAAATTGCTTTCTGCCATTCCATCCCGCAAATCCCTAATCCTTAGGCCTCCGCCTTGCGGAATCAACTGAAGAACCTACTCCGAGAACGACAGCTGGCCGTGGGTGAGGAGCAACCTTTGGGTGAGTACTCAGACTACATGGAGGAGGACAAGCGCTCGGTGGCTGCTCTGGCCGCCCAAGGCCTCCTGAACGCCCCGAAGAGGAGTCTGGCAACCCTCGCCAAGAACGGTCAGCTGCCCACGGCGGAGCCTGGCGAGGATTACGCCGACGCAGACTCCGGCGAGCCGAGCGAGCAGAAGCGCTACATTGGGTCCCTGGCCAGGGCCGGAGGATTGATGACTTATGGCAAGCGCAACGTGGGCACCCTGGCCCGCGACTTCCAGCTCCCCATCCCCAACGGCAAGCGAAACCTGGCCACAATGGCCCGTCTGCAGAGTGCTCCCTCCACCCACCGGGAGCAGCCGAAGCGGAATGTGGCCGCCGTAGCCCGCTACAACTCGCAGCAGAGCCACAACCAACGCGCCGGAGCCGAGAAACGCAACCTGGGAGCCCTGAAGTCCTCACCGGTCCATGGTGTGCAGCAGAAGCGCGAGGACGAGGAGATGCTCCTGCCCGCCGCCGCCCCTGACTACGCCGATCCCATGCAGAGCTACTGGTGGTATCCCAGCTACGCCGGCTATGCCGACCTGGATTGGAACGACTACCGCCGGGCAGAGAAGCGATTCCTAGGTGAGTGCTCAGCCGCTTCCTGGGAGAACTTGAACTTAAAGTCTTGCGGGTACGGGTATCCAATCCTTCCGAAGCCGAATACTTTCTGCACACCTAACATTTATCAGCACCCTGCACCTTAGCTAGCAGCCATGCGGCACTTTTTCTAGCACAGTTCTGTACATATGTTTATATTATCATCCCAAAAAGACACCTCCAAGGATCCCGAGTTGTTCGGCATCGAGCATGGCAACGATGCCACTGCGGTCGCAGACGAGGCGGATGAGGAGCCGGATACGGAGCAGTTGCCATCGCCGCAGAAGCGCCACATTGGCGCCGTGTACCGCTCCGGATTCCTGCCCAGCTACCGCTACCTGCGAAGCCCGGGGGGCGGTGGTGGCTACGGCGGGGCCGGGGGGCGTTTCAGTCGCTCGGGACGTGACGCCAGGCAATTTGTATGAGTAAATGGCGATGGTTCGATGTGTGCTGCTtactttgattttattcttttCCTTCTTTCCTTCTTTGTTGTGAAAATTATGATTGTTTTTTGTTCGAGTTCTAGTAATTGGCCCAGAGACCTTTCATCTCTGGCCCTTGGTGTGCCTGTCCCCCGTCAAGTGGTAGTGTTTGGTTGACACGTTTCACAAGTAGCATGTTAGACGTCGTTGATCATAAATTGGCTGTTGGGATTTGTTGAATGCTTTGTGTTATTTCAGCCGGGAAACTGCCTGAGATTTCGTTGTGTCACTTCCTACTTTATTATCCAGTCCGCCGAGAGCCCCAACAACAATCAAGCGTATTTCTCAGACATTTCCGTCGGCATCTCAATgtaattttttccatttaaatGGCGTTCGGAAATTCGATTTCCGAATACAGAGTAGAATACGTTTGCACAGGGACTTCCTTCGTTGGGGACAATCGGCTAATTTCCGGCACTTTGTCTGCCTTCGGTGGGCTTACAAGGAATAGCTTTAACAGGCTCAGGCGCCGATGTTTCTTAAGTTAcgttgaaaaaatataatggtcctaaaaataaattggaCAAGGCAAAGGTAAGCTAATAATCAGCTTTCTTACTCTGATCGGTTCAAGCCACGATAGATTTTAACAAaaggcgtatacgtaataccTTTCagtccaaaagtatgcaacataaTTTTGAGTTCATATTTAACAGCACTTGACAAGAGGGGCGCTGTTTTCAAAGTGTATGTAGATACAATTCCATGCTACTATACATATTGTAAACGAACGTGCACTCAAAGAAAACTTTCGGCAGTTCGGTGCTCGTTCAAGTGTGATACTGCAAAATAGCTGTTGTCAGACATTTGTATATAAATTCATTTAGAATAAATTGTTACATTTTTGATTTAGTGGTGTTAAAATACTCAGT contains:
- the LOC119550990 gene encoding neuropeptide-like 1 isoform X3, translated to MQAVHKSAHNSRRLMLLLSMLLNAAIQPRSIVVSATDDVANVSPCEMESLINQLMNPEYQLHASALRNQLKNLLRERQLAVGEEQPLGEYSDYMEEDKRSVAALAAQGLLNAPKRSLATLAKNGQLPTAEPGEDYADADSGEPSEQKRYIGSLARAGGLMTYGKRNVGTLARDFQLPIPNGKRNLATMARLQSAPSTHREQPKRNVAAVARYNSQQSHNQRAGAEKRNLGALKSSPVHGVQQKREDEEMLLPAAAPDYADPMQSYWWYPSYAGYADLDWNDYRRAEKRFLDTSKDPELFGIEHGNDATAVADEADEEPDTEQLPSPQKRHIGAVYRSGFLPSYRYLRSPGGGGGYGGAGGRFSRSGRDARQFV
- the LOC119550990 gene encoding neuropeptide-like 1 isoform X4, which gives rise to MQAVHKSAHNSRRLMLLLSMLLNAAIQPRSIVVSATDDVANVSPCEMESLINQLMNPEYQLHASALRNQLKNLLRERQLAVGEEQPLGEYSDYMEEDKRSVAALAAQGLLNAPKRSLATLAKNGQLPTAEPGEDYADADSGEPSEQKRYIGSLARAGGLMTYGKRNVGTLARDFQLPIPNGKRNLATMARLQSAPSTHREQPKRNVAAVARYNSQQSHNQRAGAEKRNLGALKSSPVHGVQQKREDEEMLLPAAAPDYADPMQSYWWYPSYAGYADLDWNDYRRAEKRFLGRVLPPTRATASTHRSRL
- the LOC119550990 gene encoding neuropeptide-like 1 isoform X2 translates to MQAVHKSAHNSRRLMLLLSMLLNAAIQPRSIVVSATDDVANVSPCEMESLINQLMNPEYQLHASALRNQLKNLLRERQLAVGEEQPLGEYSDYMEEDKRSVAALAAQGLLNAPKRSLATLAKNGQLPTAEPGEDYADADSGEPSEQKRYIGSLARAGGLMTYGKRNVGTLARDFQLPIPNGKRNLATMARLQSAPSTHREQPKRNVAAVARYNSQQSHNQRAGAEKRNLGALKSSPVHGVQQKREDEEMLLPAAAPDYADPMQSYWWYPSYAGYADLDWNDYRRAEKRFLDTSKDPELFGIEHGNDATAVADEADEEPDTEQLPSPQKRHIGAVYRSGFLPSYRYLRSPGGGGGYGGAGGRFSRSGRDARQFTS
- the LOC119550990 gene encoding neuropeptide-like 1 isoform X1 encodes the protein MQAVHKSAHNSRRLMLLLSMLLNAAIQPRSIVVSATDDVANVSPCEMESLINQLMNPEYQLHASALRNQLKNLLRERQLAVGEEQPLGEYSDYMEEDKRSVAALAAQGLLNAPKRSLATLAKNGQLPTAEPGEDYADADSGEPSEQKRYIGSLARAGGLMTYGKRNVGTLARDFQLPIPNGKRNLATMARLQSAPSTHREQPKRNVAAVARYNSQQSHNQRAGAEKRNLGALKSSPVHGVQQKREDEEMLLPAAAPDYADPMQSYWWYPSYAGYADLDWNDYRRAEKRFLDTSKDPELFGIEHGNDATAVADEADEEPDTEQLPSPQKRHIGAVYRSGFLPSYRYLRSPGGGGGYGGAGGRFSRSGRDARQFVGYYPQHERLRQPTAAVCKQCFIPNQPMINWSGAGIRGRLSKYYVDPEAAPARMPSLSTNSLPSGRPPRPLLRSGAPVYPPFHTWGTPPRITALHRREFRRNLDNYEY